The region CTGATTGAGCGCGACGATCAGATCCCCCCCTTCGAGGCACTGCTGCGCGAGCGCGACATGGCCCAGTTGCTGCTCGATAGCAACAGTAGACAACCATGAGCACTTCAACGCTGGGACAATTCCAGACAGCTTTCGTCAACGCCTTGTATGGCGGCGAAGCGTCGAATGAGCTGCTTGCACTCACCCAGCAAGTTGGTTTCACGGTGTATCGCAATACCGTGCTCAAAGGGTGTGTGGATGCCTTGCAGGCCAACTTTCCCTCCGTCGAGCGTCTGGTGGGCAACCCATGGTTCCGCGCTGCTGCTACGGTTCATGCAACCCTGACGCCGCCCAGTGACGCCCGCCTGATCCTCTATGGAGAGCACTTCGCAACCTTCATTGAGCAATTCGAGCCCGCACAACATCTGCCTTACCTGGCTGATGTGGCCCGCGCTGACAGGCTGTGGATCGAGGTGCACACCGCGCCTATCGACAGCAGCCTGAACATGCTGGCGATGACCAACCTGGTACCTGAACTGCTCGGTCAACAACACCTGCGCCCGCGCACCGATGTGCGCTGGCAATGGTTCGCCGAACAACCGATCTACAGCATTTGGGACAGTAACCGCAGGGCCGCGCCCGTGCCGGAGCCGCTTGCCTGGGAGGGTGAAGGGGTATTGATGCGCCGACAGCACGGCCAGGTGCTTTGGCAAGTTCTGAGTGAAGCCGATTGCATCTTTCTCGACGCCTGCGCCGCGGGCAACTCCCTGGAACAGGCAACCAACAGCGTCCTGACGTTCGACCCAACGCTGGACTTCACCACCCTGCTCGCCCGCCTGCTGGCGGCGGAAGTATTTGCTTGAGCAGCGCCCACCCATGTGCCCTTGAATGGAGAACACCATGCACTCGATCAGTGAAACGCCCGACAAACATCCAACCGCCGCTGGCACATTCTGGTCGCGTTGCGCAGGGCAACTGCAAGGACTGATCAGCGACTCGTTGCTGTCACTGATCGCCCGCCTGGGCATCGCGGCGATCTTCTTTCTTTCAGGGCGCACCAAGGTCGAAGGCTTGCTCAGCATCACGCCGAGCACCTATGAGTTGTTT is a window of Pseudomonas sp. DG56-2 DNA encoding:
- a CDS encoding DNA-binding domain-containing protein, with amino-acid sequence MSTSTLGQFQTAFVNALYGGEASNELLALTQQVGFTVYRNTVLKGCVDALQANFPSVERLVGNPWFRAAATVHATLTPPSDARLILYGEHFATFIEQFEPAQHLPYLADVARADRLWIEVHTAPIDSSLNMLAMTNLVPELLGQQHLRPRTDVRWQWFAEQPIYSIWDSNRRAAPVPEPLAWEGEGVLMRRQHGQVLWQVLSEADCIFLDACAAGNSLEQATNSVLTFDPTLDFTTLLARLLAAEVFA